CCGTGCATGCCGTATGTGCTATACAGGAAAATGTCCTGTAGGTGTGGCAACCCAAGATCCTATTTTAAGAGAAAGAATGAACGTTGATTTATCTGCAGAAAGGGTTGGAAATTATATAAAATCTATGACTGAAGAAACAAAAATGCTGGCGCAGTTAGCAGGCCACAATGATATACGCAACTTCTCTATGGATGATTTACGGGCATTGAATACAAATATAGCAGAAATAACTGGAATTAAACTTATAGGTACATAAACCTATATTTTTATTTTTCTAGTTTAAAATAAAAGCTAAAAATAAATTCATGATTTATTCTATTTTTAACATTAATATTATGATTTAATTGCATACATTAGCTTAGAAAATGGAATAAAGTGGTCTTCGTGCGGGTAAACAGTACATATGTATGTAAAAATATTAATTTTGGAGATAACGATATGGAGCAAATAATATATACTGCATAAGCTCATTTTGACTTAATACCCGAAATAAATAAAATATGGAATGTGATAGGATGGGACTAGTGATAGATTATTTGAAAGAACCAAAGAATTGGTTAGTTCATGCTCTTGTTGGGATTGTACTGCTTTATTTTCTGTTATTTGCACCTTTAAACCCTTTAATTAGGATAGGTATAATACTGTGTGTGGTAGCATTTAATGTTATAAGAATGAAATATTTTGATAAGAAGTGAATATAAATCTAATTTTAGATTTGATATTAGTGATAAGTAATTTTATAATTTATAATCTATTTTTTTATATTTTAAGGTCATCGCAGGTATGGTTAAAGTCGTTGAATTTTTTTATTAATATTATTTAATTCTGAAAAACTATTTTGTAAAATTCAACACCAGAAAATTAAAATATTTTTGAAATATCCCTTGATGTTGAATTTTGAAAATGTAACTGAAAACAACTAATAAAGTGTATTTTAACAAACTGAATGTGGATTAATTCTCGATGATTATATAAAAGTTTATATACTTGTTGGGTAGATATAAACTTGCTATAACGATAGGTGTTTCGTATTATGTCCATATTATTTGGGTATAATACGAAAAAAGATTGTCAGCCAAAACATCTGGTAATTAATTACTGGAAGAGCTGACAATCTTCATCTCACCACCAATTCTCCTTAATATTTTTAAAAATAAAAGAAATTAAACTTTTTTTGAATTTAAAAGTTAAAATTACAGTAATTTTTATTAGAATCTTAGAAGAACTTTAGAAGATTTAAATAGATAATTTAATTTATAATGGTTGATAACATCAATTGTTGATATAAGTGCTTACATAAATGGAAAACTGGAAGGAGAAACAAGAATGAGTAATGAAAATCAGGAAAATAGGATAGATAAAGACTTAATAAAAGCTCTTGAAACTACAGACGAATATAAAGCATGGTATGAATCTCTATTTGCTATTATTGGTTACACATCTAATGAAGAAAGTGATGATGAAGAGTTAGCGATGGAATTAATTGCAGATCATCTTAATGCAAGCTTTGAATTGCAGAATGGATTAGAAAAAGGATTAGAAAATATAAGATATAAGAAAACGAAAGAGCTGCATGATGATTGGATGTTAGATAACAGCGGGCAATAGTTATTTATTATAATTTTTTGATTCTTATTCTTTTTACGATTTCGAGTTTAATTTGTTTTTTTATAGATTAACTCATCTTGGACACATGTAAGAAGTAATTGTCCAAGATGAGTAAGGGTATGGGGTAGATATTGATACCAATTTCCACTTATTTATAACTTCATTTTCGTGATTGTGTGCAGAATTACACATGTGCATTATTTTGGAGTGTAAATAAAGTATTTGCTCATCTTTGCATTAATTCATTATTGTGCTTATGCATTAGTCTGCAATTATGAATTTAAAATTATATAAATAATAATCAAACCTTATTTCTTAGTACATGGAAGTAAAATCCCATAAATGATTCAAGAGGGGGGTGAAAGTTATGCTGGAGAGCTTATTAGCTTTATTAAGTCCTATTTTATCTTTATTAAGCAGTATATTAGGTTTAATATTATAATTTAGATCATTTCATGCTTTGTATATGAATAGAACTATCTCTGAGGGAATGCTACGGATTAGGTTCTCGTTATATTCTCTTTGAAACATAAGAACAGCACCTGCTGGAGAGATAGGTCTATATATTATTTTTTTGAGCATCTTCTTTTTTAAAATTAGGCATAAAATAGCTCATTTAATAAATTAACAAACATAGAACCAAAAAGTAAGGAGTTGTAATGTAAAATTTTTGGTTTTGAGGTCCAAAATTATCAATTTTAACGGCTGTACTTTATTCTTATTTTTTTACTACCATAAATATGATACCTATTAATTTTAATAATAAAAATGAAGGGCGAAGCAGCATCTCCGAATACTTGCTAAATTTAAATAAAATTCGCCCTTCAAAATAAAATTAATTTAAATAAAAAGTAGTTAGAATAAAATTTAATTTATTCTATTTTTGTAAATTCTTTTTTAGGTGCACCGCATATTGGGCATATTTCAGGTGCTTCTTTTTCTACAGTGTTTCCACAGTAATTACATACGTAATAAACTGTTTCTACATTGTTTCCAATGTTTTTAAGTGCATTTTCATAAAGGTCAGCGTGAATTTCTTCTACTTTGTTTGCAACATCAAAGCTCCAGAGAGCAGCTTCGTTATTTTCTTCTTTGGCTACTTTTATCATTGCAGGATACATTTCTTTAAATTCAGCTACTTCTCCTGCTATTGCTTCTTTGAGGTTTTCTTCGGTACTTTTTATTCCTTTAAGGACTTTAAGGTGGTTGTGAGCATGCACGGTCTCTGCTGCTGCTG
This genomic window from Methanobacterium veterum contains:
- a CDS encoding rubrerythrin family protein — its product is MSTTENLKEAFAGESQANRKYLAFAKKADEEGFFQIARLFRAAAAAETVHAHNHLKVLKGIKSTEENLKEAIAGEVAEFKEMYPAMIKVAKEENNEAALWSFDVANKVEEIHADLYENALKNIGNNVETVYYVCNYCGNTVEKEAPEICPICGAPKKEFTKIE